Proteins from one Nilaparvata lugens isolate BPH chromosome 10, ASM1435652v1, whole genome shotgun sequence genomic window:
- the LOC111049178 gene encoding uncharacterized protein LOC111049178, giving the protein MKIKSIFVMILLTISSICQIQSLPCKSKNRVSRYVQISYEDDPLSGSCERDFEEEEGFLPLSLGNYPDMDMFVHALEGDGAISRQRRDIGPEPRARRVKRERELNWESY; this is encoded by the exons atgaaaatcaagTCAATTTTTGTTATGATTCTTctcacaatttcatcaatttgtcAAATTCAATCGTTGCCGTGCAAGTCCAAGAATCGGGTTAGCAG GTATGTCCAAATTTCGTATGAAGACGACCCCCTATCGGGATCTTGTGAGAGAGACTTCGAAGAGGAAGAGGGTTTCCTGCCTCTCTCTCTGGGAAACTACCCTGATATGGATATGTTCGTGCATGCGTTAGAAGGAGATGGAGCCATCAGTAGACAGAGACGAGACATCGGACCTGAGCCGAGAGCGAGGAGAGTGAAGCGGGAGAGAGAGCTCAATTGGGAGAGTTACTGA